From Terriglobales bacterium:
CTACGACTCGGATGTGCGCTTTAACGGCGAATCCGCAACCTTCATGGGCATCTGGGTGCTTCCTACCGCTAACTCCCTGGATGTAATTAAGAACGTTCGCGCGGCCATTCCTGGAATCCGGGCGCAGTTGCCAGCCGGCATGAAGGTTGGCATACCGTACGACTCCACCGCTTACATTCAGGATGCGATTACAGAGGTTTTGAGTACTCTTACCGAGACGCTCCTTATCGTTATTGTTGTCATCTTTTTGTTCCTGGGTTCATGGCGATCAATCTTGATCCCCATAGTCGCGATCCCTATTTCCCTGATCGGCGCCGTTTTCCTGATGCTGGTAGCTGGCTTCACCATCAACCTTCTCACGTTGCTGGCGATCGTGCTCTCCGTCGGTCTGGTGGTAGACGACGCCATTGTCATGGTTGAGAACGTTGAACGTCACCTTCAACTCGGCAAGACGCGGTTTCACGCAGCCATTGATGCCGCCCGCGAGTTGGTGGGTCCCATCATTGCCATGACCATCACGCTGGCCGCGGTTTACGCCCCGGTGGGCATCCAGGGCGGGTTGACTGGCGCTCTGTTCCGGGAATTCGCGTTTACGTTGGCGGGTGCCGTCATCATCTCCGGCATCGTCGCGCTGACGCTTTCGCCCATGATGGGTTCGAGATTGCTGCGAGAAGGAGATACCGAGCGCGGACTCGCAGGCTGGATCAATCGCCGCTTTGATACTGTGCGTAACGGCTACGTGCGAGTTCTGACTGGGACATTGCACTTCCGACCCGTCGTCCTCATGGTGTGGGCGATTGTGCTTCTGTTGATAGTGCCCTTCTACATGTTTTCCCAGAGAGAGCTGGCGCCGGCCGAGGACCAAGGTGTGGTGTTTGGAGTCATACAGGCTGCGCCGAACTCGACCATAGATCAGACCAACCTGTTCGCGTCACAGGTGTATGACGTTTACCGCTCATTTCCTGAGAGCGACAGCGTATTTCAGATCACCAGTCCGAATGGCGGCTTCGGTGGCATGGTGACCAAACCATGGAGTCAACGCAAGAAGACTGCGCAGCAACTCCTGATTCAGTCAACTGGGCCATTGTCGAAGATCGCGGGCATCCGGGTTATCCCGCTGACGCCGCCGCCCTTGCCCGGAGGCGGGAATTTCCCGGTGGATTTCGTAATCGCGTCGTCTGCGGAGCCGCAGCAATTACTCCAGTTTGCAAATCAACTCGTGGGGAAGGCTTTCGCTAGCGGCATGTTTATTTACGCTGACTCCGATCTGAAGTTCGACCAGCCCCAGGCCGAGGTCGTTTTTGACCGCGACAAGCTTCGCTCACAAGGGGTGGAGCTGAGCCAGGCTGGTAAGGATCTCTCAACTCTACTCGGCGGAAATTACGTAAACCGCTTCAGCATTCAGGGACGAAGTTACAAGGTAATTCCGCAGGTCAAGCGCGTGGAACGTTTGACTCCGGAGCAGCTCTCGCAAATTTACGTCACCGGAGCGGGCAACAGATTGGTTCCGTTGTCAACGTTTGCCAGCTTAAAGACAACCACGCAGCCAAGGTCGCTCAACAAGTTCCAGCAGCTGAACGCGGTGAGGATTCAGGGCGTGATACCTCCCGGGGTCCCTCTGGACAACGCGCTACGGTTCCTCGAAGACCAGGCAAAGACCATTTTGCCGCAGGGATTCACGGTAGATTACGCTGGCGAATCGCGTCAGCTCCGGGTTGAGGGCAGCAAGTTTTTAGGGACGTTCTTACTTTCGGCGATCCTGATTTACCTGGTGCTGGCGGCACAGTTCGAAAGCTTCCGCGATCCGTTCATCGTTCTCGCCGGCTCGGTGCCGCTCGCCATCGCAGGAGCACTCTTGTTCTCGTTTTTGGGACTGACGACACTGAACATCTATAGTCAGGTAGGACTGATTACTCTGGTCGGCTTGGTGTCGAAGAACGGCATATTGATTGTGCAATTCGCGAACCACCTGCAGGAGACCGGAAAGGACAAACTGGCCGCGGTCATTGAGGCAGCCGGGACCCGGTTGCGCCCAATCCTGATGACCACGGCGGCGACTGTTGCCGGCCACTTTCCGCTGGTGCTTGCGAGAGGTCCTGGAGCCGGCGCGCGTAACAGCATTGGAATTATGCTGGTCAGCGGGATGATTATTGGGACCTTGTTTACCCTTCTCGTGGTGCCGTCAATTTACATGCTCATCGCGCGGAAGCACGAGGCGTCGTCCAAGGAAGAAGCCGATCCCGACGCGGAACTCCAGGAGCTCGCGGGCGCTCAAGTCTAGCGAAGGTCAGCGGCTACTCGAGTTTTGCGAGACTTGATTTACCGCAGCGACGGGAACGGACAGCTCCTGATCGAGTTTCACCCGCATCCCGGATTTTGCCGGT
This genomic window contains:
- a CDS encoding efflux RND transporter permease subunit — its product is MKITDLFIKRPVLAICVNLVILIAGLQAIRSLSVRQYPRSDIAEVQVSTIYVGANADLVRGFITTPLERVIASADGIDYLESSSTQGLSTITVHLKLNYDTNAALTQIQAKVAQVRNDLPPEAEAPVIELQTADTQFAAMYIGFSSTDLDQNQITDYLTRVVQPKLSAVSGVQRADILGQRTFAMRVWLKPEKMAALGISPSAVHDALANNNYLSALGQTKGSMVSVNLVANTDLRTAEEFRQLVVKQDKGTVVRLGEIADVVLGAENYDSDVRFNGESATFMGIWVLPTANSLDVIKNVRAAIPGIRAQLPAGMKVGIPYDSTAYIQDAITEVLSTLTETLLIVIVVIFLFLGSWRSILIPIVAIPISLIGAVFLMLVAGFTINLLTLLAIVLSVGLVVDDAIVMVENVERHLQLGKTRFHAAIDAARELVGPIIAMTITLAAVYAPVGIQGGLTGALFREFAFTLAGAVIISGIVALTLSPMMGSRLLREGDTERGLAGWINRRFDTVRNGYVRVLTGTLHFRPVVLMVWAIVLLLIVPFYMFSQRELAPAEDQGVVFGVIQAAPNSTIDQTNLFASQVYDVYRSFPESDSVFQITSPNGGFGGMVTKPWSQRKKTAQQLLIQSTGPLSKIAGIRVIPLTPPPLPGGGNFPVDFVIASSAEPQQLLQFANQLVGKAFASGMFIYADSDLKFDQPQAEVVFDRDKLRSQGVELSQAGKDLSTLLGGNYVNRFSIQGRSYKVIPQVKRVERLTPEQLSQIYVTGAGNRLVPLSTFASLKTTTQPRSLNKFQQLNAVRIQGVIPPGVPLDNALRFLEDQAKTILPQGFTVDYAGESRQLRVEGSKFLGTFLLSAILIYLVLAAQFESFRDPFIVLAGSVPLAIAGALLFSFLGLTTLNIYSQVGLITLVGLVSKNGILIVQFANHLQETGKDKLAAVIEAAGTRLRPILMTTAATVAGHFPLVLARGPGAGARNSIGIMLVSGMIIGTLFTLLVVPSIYMLIARKHEASSKEEADPDAELQELAGAQV